One Mycoavidus sp. B2-EB genomic region harbors:
- a CDS encoding UDP-N-acetylmuramoyl-L-alanyl-D-glutamate--2,6-diaminopimelate ligase, giving the protein MSGTHGLCVDHQVVSTLEYVMNWLRARVPAGAHLCADSRVVQSGDVYLSYAVIEAEQRRYFSEAIQQGASAILWQPGQSEAAPIGLVEAENFDVPTLAIPKLTELAGPIASEWYGAPSETLFITGVTGTNGKTSCSYWIAQALSALGRPCALMGTLGNGLADKLVATGFTTPDAPQLQRSLAQMRSAGAQAVAMEVSSHGLHQGRVNGIAFDTAIFTNLSHDHLDYHHTLENYENTKARLFDWPTLRCAIINSDDLAGVRLLARVQGKVRTIAYSVDGGTTTPQPFKADGVLRAQEVRALAAGTAFKVVSSWGQGEVSVPMLGTFNVSNLLAVLGALLAADVPFEVALAQLAHLEPVIGRMQRLGGNLTLNEPLVVVDYAHTPDALTQVLVALRPIVSARGGRLICVFGCGGNRDTSKRALMGGCAERLADVVVLTSDNPRDESPAAILQDILRGMSDPARIECTEDRARAILRVIRAAASKDVILLAGKGHETTQEIQGHKYQFSDQDHVRLALAARATQPMGNHL; this is encoded by the coding sequence ATGAGCGGCACACACGGTTTATGCGTGGATCACCAAGTCGTGAGTACGCTGGAATATGTAATGAACTGGCTGCGTGCGCGGGTTCCGGCTGGCGCTCATTTATGCGCTGATAGCCGAGTGGTGCAGTCAGGCGATGTGTATTTAAGTTATGCCGTCATTGAAGCTGAACAGCGTCGTTATTTTAGCGAAGCAATCCAACAAGGAGCCAGCGCAATTCTGTGGCAGCCTGGCCAGTCGGAGGCAGCGCCGATCGGTTTGGTAGAGGCGGAAAATTTTGACGTGCCAACCTTAGCCATACCGAAGCTGACTGAATTGGCGGGCCCGATCGCGAGTGAATGGTATGGCGCGCCCAGTGAAACTCTATTTATTACGGGTGTGACCGGCACCAACGGCAAAACTTCTTGTAGCTATTGGATTGCGCAAGCCTTATCCGCGCTGGGGCGGCCATGTGCGCTGATGGGTACGTTAGGGAACGGCTTGGCGGATAAATTGGTGGCGACTGGCTTTACGACTCCCGATGCGCCTCAATTACAGCGTAGTTTAGCGCAGATGCGTAGCGCAGGTGCGCAAGCGGTTGCGATGGAAGTGTCATCGCACGGCTTGCACCAAGGACGAGTCAATGGGATTGCTTTTGATACAGCGATTTTCACCAATCTGTCGCATGATCACCTGGATTATCATCACACCTTAGAAAATTATGAAAACACGAAGGCGCGCCTATTCGATTGGCCGACCTTGCGCTGCGCCATTATTAACAGTGATGATCTAGCTGGAGTGCGTTTGCTGGCGCGGGTGCAAGGCAAGGTCCGCACGATTGCTTATAGTGTGGATGGAGGGACCACGACGCCTCAGCCATTCAAAGCAGATGGCGTACTGCGCGCGCAAGAGGTGCGTGCGCTGGCTGCTGGCACCGCCTTCAAAGTGGTTTCTAGTTGGGGGCAGGGTGAAGTGAGCGTGCCTATGCTAGGTACTTTCAATGTCAGTAATTTGCTGGCAGTGCTAGGCGCATTATTAGCAGCAGATGTGCCATTTGAGGTCGCGCTCGCTCAACTTGCGCATTTGGAGCCAGTCATTGGCCGGATGCAGCGCCTAGGCGGCAATCTAACCTTGAATGAACCGCTCGTGGTGGTTGATTATGCGCACACCCCGGATGCTTTAACCCAGGTTTTGGTTGCGTTGCGCCCAATCGTGAGCGCCCGTGGCGGAAGGTTGATCTGTGTTTTTGGCTGTGGCGGTAATCGAGATACAAGTAAACGCGCCTTGATGGGGGGCTGTGCCGAACGGCTGGCTGACGTAGTGGTGCTCACCAGCGATAATCCTCGTGATGAATCGCCGGCAGCGATCCTACAAGATATTTTACGGGGCATGTCTGATCCGGCACGCATTGAATGTACGGAAGATCGCGCGCGTGCTATTTTGCGCGTGATCCGCGCGGCGGCATCCAAAGATGTGATTTTGCTCGCCGGCAAAGGCCATGAGACAACTCAAGAAATACAAGGCCATAAATATCAATTTTCTGATCAAGATCACGTACGGCTGGCATTGGCGGCACGTGCGACGCAGCCGATGGGGAATCATCTATGA
- a CDS encoding penicillin-binding protein 2, with amino-acid sequence MRQVSPKAMPFSASPVLLLRLPVWRSKFVVFLLFLGFAVLAVRAWWIQGLGNDFYQKQGESRYQRTLALPATRGKIFDRNGVVLATSLPVRAIWAIPEDVPAELAAPKLEALSKLLGLSQPALRRKLAEDRSFVYLKRQVPLDVAAQVAALDVPGIYQRKEYQRFYPEGEITAHLVGFTNIEDEGQEGIELSMQKQLIGMPGSRRVIKDRMGRVVEDVDELVSPRDGRDLTLSIDSKLQYIAYNDLKEAVQRHKAKAGAAVVLDARTGEVLALVNYPAYNPNRRTQLTGAQLRNRVLTDTFEPGSIMKPLTLARALDLKRVTPTTLIDTAPGRYKLDHATISDSRDFGQLTVAKVLQKSSNIGTTKIALQLKPEEMWEMFTSVGFGQAPEISFPGAVAGRLRPWQHWRRIEQATMAYGYGISVSLFQIARAYTVLAHDGQLLPLTLFKNSEVGAGGHEPIAGVQVIAPQTARQVRQMLEAVIGPGGTAPDALLADYRAGGKSGTAYKHIKGQYDKSKYRASFVGIAPISAPRIIVAISIDEPRAGKHFGGQVAGPVFAEIANDTLRALNVTPDKPIPLMVAAQHTQPQRLGVNP; translated from the coding sequence ATGAGGCAGGTTTCGCCTAAAGCCATGCCGTTCTCGGCAAGTCCAGTGTTATTGCTGCGCTTGCCGGTATGGCGTTCAAAATTCGTCGTCTTTTTATTATTTCTTGGCTTTGCCGTGTTAGCTGTGAGAGCTTGGTGGATCCAGGGGTTGGGCAATGATTTTTATCAAAAACAAGGCGAGAGCCGCTATCAGCGCACATTGGCGTTACCGGCCACGCGTGGCAAGATTTTTGATCGCAATGGCGTGGTGTTGGCGACGAGCTTGCCGGTTCGGGCCATCTGGGCGATTCCAGAAGATGTGCCGGCTGAGCTGGCGGCTCCTAAGCTTGAGGCATTGAGTAAATTGTTGGGTTTGAGTCAGCCCGCGCTACGGCGCAAATTGGCCGAGGACAGAAGTTTTGTGTATCTCAAACGTCAAGTGCCGCTTGACGTGGCAGCGCAGGTGGCGGCGTTGGATGTGCCCGGGATCTATCAGCGTAAAGAATACCAACGGTTTTATCCAGAAGGAGAAATCACGGCGCATCTGGTTGGCTTTACCAATATTGAAGATGAAGGCCAGGAAGGGATTGAGCTCAGCATGCAAAAGCAGCTCATCGGCATGCCCGGGAGTCGCCGCGTGATTAAAGATCGCATGGGGCGCGTGGTGGAGGATGTGGATGAACTGGTGTCGCCGCGTGATGGACGTGATTTAACTTTATCAATTGATAGTAAATTGCAATATATCGCCTACAACGATTTGAAAGAGGCGGTGCAGCGTCACAAAGCTAAAGCGGGAGCCGCCGTGGTCCTGGATGCACGGACTGGCGAGGTGCTGGCATTGGTCAATTATCCGGCTTATAACCCGAATCGTCGGACCCAATTAACGGGCGCGCAGTTACGCAATCGCGTGTTGACCGATACCTTTGAACCGGGCTCGATTATGAAGCCGCTGACGCTGGCGCGCGCGCTTGACTTAAAGCGTGTAACGCCAACTACGCTGATTGACACAGCGCCTGGCCGTTATAAATTAGACCATGCAACGATCAGCGATAGCCGTGATTTTGGTCAATTGACGGTGGCCAAAGTATTACAAAAATCAAGCAATATTGGCACGACTAAAATCGCCTTGCAGCTCAAGCCGGAGGAGATGTGGGAAATGTTTACTAGTGTTGGTTTTGGACAGGCGCCGGAGATTAGTTTCCCGGGAGCGGTCGCTGGCCGCTTGCGGCCTTGGCAGCACTGGCGGCGGATTGAACAAGCAACCATGGCTTATGGGTATGGTATCTCAGTATCGTTGTTTCAAATAGCGCGTGCGTATACGGTATTAGCCCATGATGGGCAGTTATTGCCGCTCACGCTGTTTAAAAATTCTGAGGTTGGCGCTGGCGGGCATGAACCCATCGCCGGCGTGCAGGTTATTGCGCCGCAGACTGCGCGCCAAGTGCGTCAGATGCTTGAGGCGGTGATTGGGCCTGGCGGTACGGCACCGGATGCGCTGCTGGCTGACTACCGAGCGGGTGGCAAGTCGGGCACCGCGTATAAACATATTAAAGGCCAATACGATAAATCAAAATATCGTGCTTCGTTTGTTGGGATTGCGCCCATCTCGGCGCCGCGCATTATTGTGGCGATTTCGATCGATGAACCCCGTGCAGGCAAGCATTTTGGTGGCCAGGTCGCGGGACCGGTGTTCGCGGAGATTGCGAATGACACATTGCGCGCATTAAATGTGACCCCAGATAAACCGATTCCATTAATGGTGGCAGCACAGCATACCCAGCCGCAGCGCTTAGGAGTTAACCCATGA